Proteins found in one Poecilia reticulata strain Guanapo linkage group LG6, Guppy_female_1.0+MT, whole genome shotgun sequence genomic segment:
- the rassf9 gene encoding ras association domain-containing protein 9, translating into MAVSPSVLSRSRVMAPFGKNFLKARLKNRTKHTDPVVGKEIQITVCNEEKVVCGVTKHTTCTDMIQALLEDHKSLPESKRLLDGEPKDFCLVERWRGFERALPPLTRILRLWYAWGDEKPFIQFVLVKTSDFVPQSAKKGAKSKGARPKRWEFGRAQQAQPLPADKQKRMVRKAFRKLEQLHNENRNSPGTEEVERMVQLILNQDHTIREQIQRMREVDSEIECFQNRPRDDSESLSDKACGLSLAANSEEQLEKYFYACDSIEQLETQVQHHEDFILQLSREIDCELRKLGLPPVPEEDGEQNGAAAAMALSETDESFYKAEVERLQDELKRSLFSGVTLQNQVAEMDKQLMYMDGSLMAKDQECWQLAAQLNSLQIMDRMEETKPSLVLLKHEPQDSLTRTVKLKPSPSPVDATDTDSDTGISSTHSQDSLSPCLDFPPPLDTDV; encoded by the exons ATGGCCGTCTCCCCGTCTGTCCTCTCGCGTTCCAGAGTCATGGCTCCGTTTGGGAAGAACTTCCTGAAAGCTCGACTGAAGAACAG GACGAAACATACTGATCCTGTGGTCGGGAAGGAGATTCAAATTACCGTCTGCAATGAGGAGAAGGTCGTCTGCGGGGTCACAAAGCACACAACGTGCACAGATATGATTCAGGCGTTACTGGAGGACCACAAGTCTCTTCCGGAGAGCAAAAGGCTTCTGGACGGGGAGCCCAAAGACTTCTGTCTTGTGGAGCGCTGGAGAGGGTTCGAACGGGCCTTGCCGCCTCTCACAAGAATCCTGAGACTTTGGTACGCTTGGGGCGATGAGAAACCCTTCATCCAGTTCGTTTTGGTGAAAACAAGCGATTTTGTTCCGCAGTCAGCAAAGAAGGGTGCGAAGTCCAAGGGAGCCAGGCCGAAACGATGGGAGTTTGGTCGGGCTCAGCAAGCCCAGCCTCTGCCGGCAGACAAGCAAAAGCGCATGGTGAGGAAGGCTTTCCGGAAGCTCGAGCAACTCCACAACGAAAACAGGAACTCCCCGGGCACCGAGGAGGTGGAACGGATGGTTCAGCTCATCCTCAACCAGGACCACACCATCAGAGAGCAGATCCAGCGCATGAGGGAGGTGGACTCGGAGATCGAGTGTTTCCAGAACCGACCGCGAGACGACTCAGAGAGTCTCTCGGACAAGGCCTGTGGCTTGAGTTTGGCAGCAAACAGCGAGGAGCAGCTCGAGAAGTACTTTTACGCCTGCGACAGCATCGAACAGCTGGAAACGCAGGTCCAGCACCACGAGGACTTCATTCTCCAGCTGTCCAGGGAGATCGACTGCGAGTTGAGGAAGCTCGGCCTCCCTCCGGTTCCGGAAGAGGACGGCGAGCAGAACGGGGCGGCAGCCGCTATGGCCCTTTCTGAAACCGATGAATCCTTCTACAAAGCAGAAGTCGAGAGGCTGCAGGATGAACTGAAGCGCAGCCTCTTCAGCGGAGTGACTCTGCAGAACCAAGTTGCAGAAATGGACAAGCAGCTCATGTACATGGACGGTTCGCTGATGGCCAAGGACCAGGAATGCTGGCAGCTAGCTGCCCAGCTTAACTCCCTACAAATCATGGACAGGATGGAGGAAACGAAGCCCAGCCTCGTCCTCCTCAAACACGAGCCTCAGGACAGCCTGACCCGAACAGTAAAACTCAAACCCAGCCCGTCGCCGGTGGACGCCACAGACACGGACTCTGACACGGGGATTAGCTCCACCCACAGCCAGGACTCGCTGTCGCCGTGTCTCGACTTCCCTCCCCCGCTTGATACAGATGTTTAG